The following proteins are encoded in a genomic region of Fibrobacter sp. UWEL:
- a CDS encoding acetyl-CoA carboxylase biotin carboxylase subunit family protein — protein MSKKKLLLLGGGHAEIPLIQAAQELGYYVITTGNAREGLGHPYADKNVFADFSDKDAMLALAREEGVSAVCSGCNDFALLSTVYVCEKLGLPGHDSFETSLQIHHKDKYRALAERLGVPTPRSRRVPVGGSIDEACGELTFPLIIKPVDLTGGKGIHRVNNVTEAREAYADAVSRTREDHIVVEEFVTGSNHGFSAFLIDGRVAFYFADNEQYYLNKYMVSGANTPSSTSARGLNLLVEYSERIAADLHLVDGILHIQYIERDDGIPVIIEICRRPPGDLYIKFVKYATGVDYPKMIIAAECGLDPIPQNGVQGDASIVIPGLTGDLAFPYASKPFLRHCIMADRAGVVAGVDFAPEIQKNLVEKFLWYKEGDVVSDPFYYKAGIVFLRFESVEEMTEKTARMTELIKVRFANVK, from the coding sequence ATGTCCAAGAAGAAGTTGTTGCTTTTAGGTGGCGGTCACGCTGAAATTCCCTTGATCCAGGCGGCTCAGGAACTGGGCTATTATGTGATTACCACGGGTAATGCCCGAGAGGGACTGGGACATCCTTATGCGGACAAGAATGTGTTCGCGGACTTTAGCGATAAGGATGCCATGCTTGCGTTGGCCCGAGAAGAGGGCGTAAGCGCGGTATGCTCCGGATGCAATGACTTTGCGTTGCTGAGTACGGTTTATGTTTGCGAAAAGTTGGGATTGCCTGGTCATGATAGTTTTGAGACTAGCCTGCAGATTCATCACAAGGACAAGTATCGCGCTCTGGCTGAACGTTTAGGAGTGCCAACGCCCCGCTCCCGACGAGTGCCGGTGGGAGGGTCGATTGACGAAGCTTGCGGGGAACTGACCTTCCCGCTGATTATTAAGCCTGTGGACTTGACGGGTGGCAAGGGCATCCATCGCGTGAACAACGTGACGGAAGCGCGGGAGGCGTATGCCGACGCAGTTTCGCGCACTCGTGAAGATCACATTGTGGTGGAAGAGTTTGTTACGGGAAGTAACCACGGGTTTAGCGCCTTCTTGATAGACGGTCGCGTGGCATTTTACTTTGCGGACAATGAACAGTACTACTTGAATAAGTACATGGTGAGTGGCGCCAATACGCCGTCGTCCACAAGCGCCCGCGGGTTGAATCTGCTGGTGGAGTATAGCGAACGCATCGCTGCGGACTTGCATCTGGTGGATGGCATTTTGCACATTCAGTACATCGAGCGGGACGATGGAATTCCTGTGATTATTGAAATCTGCCGCAGGCCTCCTGGGGATTTGTACATCAAGTTCGTGAAGTATGCTACTGGGGTGGACTATCCTAAGATGATTATTGCGGCGGAATGCGGCTTGGACCCTATCCCCCAAAACGGGGTCCAGGGTGACGCCTCTATTGTCATCCCCGGCTTGACCGGGGATCTAGCTTTTCCTTATGCGTCAAAACCTTTCCTCCGTCACTGCATTATGGCGGATCGTGCTGGGGTTGTTGCGGGTGTGGACTTTGCGCCTGAAATTCAGAAGAATCTGGTGGAAAAGTTCCTGTGGTATAAGGAAGGGGACGTAGTTTCCGATCCGTTCTATTACAAAGCTGGCATTGTGTTCCTGCGGTTTGAATCTGTGGAGGAAATGACGGAGAAAACCGCTCGGATGACGGAACTCATCAAGGTTCGCTTTGCAAATGTCAAATAA
- a CDS encoding PIN domain-containing protein, with translation MLYFLDTNIVSYILENRSTIVSNFIELSSKNSIRIPSIVYYEILRGLLYRDANRRQAAFDTFCQAYGIANLTQTSLQYAAKTYATLKKNGNLIEDDDLLIGSLAVDQHAVLVTNNAKHLGRIPEIQLLEWTC, from the coding sequence ATGCTTTATTTTTTGGATACGAATATCGTAAGTTATATCCTTGAAAATCGCTCAACTATTGTCTCTAATTTTATTGAATTATCGTCAAAGAACAGTATTCGTATTCCGAGCATTGTTTACTATGAAATTCTTAGAGGCTTGTTGTATCGTGATGCGAATCGTCGTCAGGCCGCATTTGATACTTTTTGTCAGGCATATGGAATTGCGAATTTGACACAAACCTCCTTGCAGTATGCTGCAAAAACATATGCGACGTTGAAAAAGAATGGAAACCTTATTGAAGATGATGACCTTTTAATAGGATCCTTGGCTGTAGACCAGCATGCGGTCCTAGTAACCAACAATGCGAAACATTTGGGTCGAATTCCTGAAATTCAGCTACTTGAGTGGACTTGCTGA